The following is a genomic window from Candidatus Coatesbacteria bacterium.
TCGCAGCAGTCACCGACGGCGAAGACGCCCTCGGCCGAGGTCCGCAGGTACTCGTCGACGGCGATGGCTCCCAGGGGGCCGGCCTTGAGCCCGGAGTCCAGACCGAGTTTGGCGTTGGGGGAGTAGCCGACGGAGATGCCTACGGCGTCGCAGTCGATGGCGTCGCCGCTTTCGAGGATCACCTTGAGCGGTTGGCCTGCGGCGATCTCGGTAACCCTGGCCCCGGTGGCCAGCTTGATTCCCATGTCCTGGAGGATTTCCTCGCCCTCTTGGCAGAACTCGTCGTCGAAGGCCGTGGCCAGGACGTGGGGCAGCATCTCGACGACGGTCACCTCGTGGCCGTCCTTCTGGAGCTGCTCGGCGACCTCGATGCCGATGAACCCGCCGCCGATGATCACCACGCGCTTGCGGTCCTTGACCATCTTATTGACCCGGCGCAGGGCGTCGACGCGCTTGGCGATGTAGAAGACGCCGTCGCGGTCGCGGCCGGGCAGCCAGCCGGGAACCTTGGGCACCGAGCCGGTGGCCAGCACCAGGCGTTGATAGCCCAGCTCTTCGCCCGAGGCCAGCTTGACGGTTTTGTTTTCCAGGTCCAGGGAGAGGGCTTCGTCGACGAGCGGTTCGAAGGGGGGCTGACCCTTGGGTTTGGGGATGTTGCCGTCCACGTCGATATCGTGGAAGGTGTAGGGGATGCCGCAGGGCACCAGGCCCTGCTTCTGGTCCTTGACCAGGGTCACGGTCTTGTCGGGGTAGTAGCTGGCGGCCGTCGAGGCGGTGATCGAGCCGGCGGGTCCCCCGCCGACGACGACGACGTCGAACTGTTTCATTGGTCGACTCTCCCGGTTGATGCTGGCTGTCAGGATACTAAGCGGCTATTCCGAGCAGAATGTTAACTCATTCGAGCGCTGTTCTCAAGTATTACCCGGGTGGGGTGGTATAAGTCGTCCATGCCTGCTGTCTAATAAGCTAATAAACAGATTAAGTTTGTATTCTTTCCGTTTTTATCTCAATAAGGCGGTCTTATTGGCGATATCTGCTCCACTATCGCTTGCCGATCGCGGTGCTGGTTGGGGGAGGCCGCGGGGATAAAGAAAGGGGCCCCGCCGGGGGCCCCTCTGAACGCGAAACAGGTTAGCGGACCAGTTCCTTGAGGTCCTTGCCGGGACGGAAGTTCGGAACCTTCCGGGCCGGGATGTTGATCTTTTCCTGGGTCCGCGGGTTGCGACCGGTGCGGGCCTTGCGCTCGGCGACGTAGAAGGTGCCGAAGCCGACGAGGGTGACGCGCTCGCCGCCCTTCATGGCGTCCTTGATACCTTCGATGGTGGCGCTCAGAGCGTTGGTGGCCTGGCGTTTGGTGAGACCGGTCTGGTTGGCGATACGGTCTACGAGGTCTTGCTTGGTCATAGTATCCCCCTATCTCCTTGTTGGCGCTCGGGGCGCCGGGTGGTTTAGTGGATGGGATCCACTTTCCTCCGTGACTTCCGGAGGCGAAAACTGTTTGTTGGTGGTGGACCGGGGTTTCGCAGGCCCCGTGGTCCGTTGGTGAGGCTTGTCTCCCGGGGCCGACCGGGCATTTGTTAAGCGTAACGCCTTGTATTATAATGGCTTACGCAGAACTTGCCTTTGGTTCTTTCGCTAAAGCCGCTACTGAAGCGGTTCTAACTCGCCCCCTCTCTGTAGATGTACTATATATGGGCGTTCGCGTGAATGTCAAGTAAAAAATGCACTAAAAACGGCTCCAGGGCGGCTTTTGGCCACTTTTTCCCTGTTCGAGGGAGGCACGGCGTGTCTTGAGGCGTTGACTTTCCCGTTGTGCGGCCCTAGTATGTAGTGATGGAGGGCATAGCAGCCCCGCTAACGGCGTCGACCGGGTCGGCGCGGGGTCGGACGTAGCCGGATTGAACGAGCGGGAGGGTTCGAGCGGATCAGTGAGATGGAGCGCGATCGATACAGCATCTGTATCCGTTCCCAGGTGGACGCCCTGGCTGCGATCAACAGCTTCATCCGCCGGGTGGGTCGGCTGCGTCGACTGTCGCTCAAGCTGGTCGAGGACATGATTCTGGCCGTTTACGAGGGCTGCGCCAACATCATCGAGCACGCCTACAACGGCCGCGAGGACCGGCAGATCCGCGTGGAAATGCAGGTGGAGAGCGATCGCGTCTCCGCCTTCATTTATGATGACGGCCCCTTCTTCCTGCCCGAGCAAAACGACTCCGCCCGGGTCGATCACCTGGTCAACCAGGGTGCCGACGGCGGCCTGGGGCTGTTGAT
Proteins encoded in this region:
- a CDS encoding SidA/IucD/PvdA family monooxygenase — its product is MKQFDVVVVGGGPAGSITASTAASYYPDKTVTLVKDQKQGLVPCGIPYTFHDIDVDGNIPKPKGQPPFEPLVDEALSLDLENKTVKLASGEELGYQRLVLATGSVPKVPGWLPGRDRDGVFYIAKRVDALRRVNKMVKDRKRVVIIGGGFIGIEVAEQLQKDGHEVTVVEMLPHVLATAFDDEFCQEGEEILQDMGIKLATGARVTEIAAGQPLKVILESGDAIDCDAVGISVGYSPNAKLGLDSGLKAGPLGAIAVDEYLRTSAEGVFAVGDCC
- a CDS encoding DNA-binding protein HU (histone-like DNA-binding protein); the encoded protein is MTKQDLVDRIANQTGLTKRQATNALSATIEGIKDAMKGGERVTLVGFGTFYVAERKARTGRNPRTQEKINIPARKVPNFRPGKDLKELVR